A region of Maridesulfovibrio bastinii DSM 16055 DNA encodes the following proteins:
- a CDS encoding molybdopterin biosynthesis protein produces the protein MSERNIYLKTIPVDEAVQMAMEALNREELIKPEIIPTHRSTGRVTSEAVYAKYSSPTYHSAAMDGIAVCSRKTFSAREDNPLHLELNRDYKPVNTGNALPEGMDAVIMIENVVQVDENTVSIESPAFPWQHVRRIGEDIVATEMLLPQNHTITPFDVGALISAGIYDLNVWGKVQMTFIPTGDEVLPFREKPNPGSGEVIESNSQVFSGLSRNLSIDFQNVRPVPDNEEALSNAIDLALKNSHIVVVGAGSSAGSKDFTRKVFEKKGRLLNHGIAIMPGKPTILAEAEGKLLVGSPGYPVSAVVCFEDIITPIASWLSGKPIPEKKRIQVKLARRTPSKPGLMEIIRLAVGEVDGEYVGVPLPRGAGMITTLTKAQGIARIPENSEGVEEGETINVELLSSENALSKVIMHVGSHDNTLDLIGNTLMGLSYPLHLVSTHAGSMGGLTAIKNNYAMFGGCHLFDPESGDFNFPFLEKYLPDIKTVVINLAIRHQGLIVAKGNPKNISGIEDLTADGINYINRQRGAGTRILFDHHLKKSGISPRDITGYDREEHTHMAVAANVLTGAADCGLGIKAAANALDLDFVPLARERYDLIIPEKHLDDIRIKTLLDLISSDEIKNAINNLGGYETTLTGQEMKPGMGLG, from the coding sequence ATGAGCGAACGCAATATCTATCTTAAGACAATACCGGTAGATGAAGCAGTACAGATGGCCATGGAAGCCCTGAACCGAGAAGAGCTTATCAAGCCTGAAATAATACCTACCCACAGATCAACGGGCAGAGTTACATCAGAAGCCGTTTACGCAAAATACTCTTCACCGACTTATCATTCCGCCGCAATGGACGGGATTGCCGTATGCAGCCGCAAAACCTTTTCGGCACGGGAAGATAATCCCCTGCACCTTGAGCTTAACCGGGACTATAAACCGGTAAATACCGGAAATGCTCTCCCTGAAGGTATGGACGCTGTTATCATGATTGAAAACGTGGTTCAGGTTGATGAAAACACCGTCAGCATTGAATCTCCGGCTTTTCCATGGCAGCACGTCCGCAGAATAGGCGAAGATATTGTCGCTACAGAAATGCTCCTGCCGCAAAACCATACAATCACCCCCTTTGATGTCGGAGCACTTATTTCGGCAGGAATTTACGACCTTAACGTGTGGGGAAAAGTCCAGATGACCTTTATCCCCACAGGCGATGAAGTCCTGCCTTTTCGGGAAAAACCGAATCCGGGATCAGGAGAAGTTATTGAATCCAATTCTCAGGTTTTTTCAGGACTCTCCAGAAATCTTTCCATCGATTTTCAAAATGTAAGACCGGTGCCTGATAATGAAGAGGCCCTTTCCAATGCAATCGATCTTGCCCTTAAAAACTCGCACATTGTGGTTGTCGGGGCAGGTTCCTCAGCCGGGAGTAAAGATTTTACCCGCAAGGTATTTGAAAAAAAAGGCCGCCTGCTCAACCACGGCATAGCGATAATGCCCGGTAAACCGACCATTCTTGCAGAAGCTGAAGGGAAACTGCTGGTTGGCTCACCCGGATATCCGGTAAGCGCAGTTGTCTGCTTTGAAGATATCATCACTCCCATAGCCTCATGGCTTTCAGGGAAGCCTATACCTGAAAAGAAAAGAATACAGGTTAAGCTTGCGAGGAGAACTCCTTCCAAGCCGGGGCTTATGGAAATCATCAGACTTGCTGTTGGTGAAGTCGATGGTGAATATGTAGGAGTTCCCCTTCCCCGTGGGGCAGGTATGATAACAACCCTGACTAAAGCGCAGGGAATTGCCAGAATTCCTGAAAACAGCGAAGGGGTTGAGGAAGGCGAGACAATCAATGTTGAGCTGCTGAGTTCTGAAAATGCCCTCTCAAAAGTCATCATGCATGTGGGCAGTCATGATAATACCCTTGACCTTATCGGAAACACATTAATGGGTCTCAGTTATCCGCTTCATCTGGTTTCCACTCATGCCGGATCAATGGGCGGGCTGACTGCAATTAAAAATAATTACGCCATGTTCGGCGGCTGTCATCTTTTTGATCCTGAGTCTGGAGACTTCAATTTTCCCTTTCTGGAAAAATACCTCCCGGATATCAAAACCGTGGTAATAAACCTTGCCATACGCCATCAGGGACTGATTGTAGCTAAAGGTAATCCTAAAAATATAAGCGGAATAGAAGACCTTACGGCTGACGGAATTAATTATATAAACCGCCAGCGTGGTGCCGGGACGAGAATTCTGTTTGACCACCACCTTAAAAAATCAGGAATTTCACCCAGAGATATCACCGGATACGACCGTGAAGAGCACACTCACATGGCTGTAGCGGCAAATGTGCTGACAGGTGCCGCTGACTGCGGACTCGGAATAAAAGCCGCAGCAAATGCTCTGGACCTTGATTTTGTTCCGCTGGCCAGAGAGAGGTACGATCTTATCATTCCCGAAAAACATCTTGACGACATCCGCATTAAAACGCTTCTTGATTTGATTTCCTCTGATGAAATAAAAAATGCCATCAACAATCTCGGAGGATATGAAACCACTCTGACCGGGCAGGAAATGAAACCCGGTATGGGACTTGGCTGA
- the glp gene encoding gephyrin-like molybdotransferase Glp translates to MRHDFFDIISRDAFQKLLLEFPCSGTESVSIEEACGRFAAVDILSPEDLPPVNRSCMDGFAVNAADVFGSGESEPSYLECVAELGVDQYPDFEISPGECARIATGGTLPEGSDAVVMVEHTGIMGADTVEIRKSAAPGENVMLKGEDCAKGKAVLKEGQKIRFQDVGLLAALGISEIKVHKKPSVGILSTGDELTDIKSGSIPGKMRDVNSYTLRCLVEKAGGIPQNYGIIGDNLEALKSALKKALAENDLVLLSGGSSVGVRDFTVQAIEEMKDSAILAHGVAISPGKPTILGKSEGKPILGLPGQVTSVQIIMLVLVIPFIKHISGSKNPFKGRVLIPAELARNTASKQGREDYVRVKLEKRENNLPLAHPLIGKSGLLRTMTEAEGLMVIAEDTEGSYAGKQVEIWLL, encoded by the coding sequence ATGAGGCACGATTTTTTTGATATTATCAGCAGAGATGCTTTTCAGAAACTTCTGCTTGAATTCCCGTGCTCAGGAACTGAATCTGTTTCCATTGAGGAGGCATGTGGAAGATTTGCAGCAGTGGATATTTTATCTCCAGAAGATCTTCCACCTGTAAACCGTTCCTGCATGGATGGCTTTGCTGTTAATGCTGCCGACGTTTTTGGATCAGGTGAAAGTGAGCCTTCGTATCTGGAGTGCGTGGCAGAACTTGGAGTGGATCAATACCCCGATTTTGAAATTTCTCCCGGAGAATGTGCCAGAATAGCTACCGGAGGGACTCTACCGGAAGGCTCTGACGCAGTTGTTATGGTTGAACATACCGGCATCATGGGAGCCGATACGGTGGAGATAAGAAAATCAGCCGCACCGGGTGAGAATGTGATGCTCAAAGGTGAAGATTGTGCCAAAGGCAAGGCTGTTCTTAAAGAAGGTCAGAAAATAAGATTTCAGGATGTAGGTCTGCTGGCAGCTCTGGGAATTTCTGAAATAAAGGTCCATAAAAAGCCTTCAGTAGGAATTCTGTCTACCGGGGACGAGCTGACAGATATAAAGTCCGGATCAATTCCCGGAAAAATGCGTGATGTAAACTCATACACTTTACGCTGCCTTGTGGAGAAAGCAGGAGGAATCCCCCAGAATTACGGGATAATAGGCGACAACCTTGAAGCCCTGAAATCCGCTCTGAAAAAAGCTTTAGCTGAAAACGATCTGGTCCTGCTTTCAGGCGGCAGTTCTGTTGGAGTCCGCGACTTTACGGTGCAGGCTATCGAAGAAATGAAAGACTCCGCCATCCTTGCCCACGGAGTTGCAATCAGCCCGGGTAAACCAACCATACTCGGTAAATCTGAAGGTAAACCAATTCTGGGCCTTCCCGGACAGGTTACTTCCGTACAGATAATTATGCTTGTTCTGGTTATCCCTTTCATAAAGCATATAAGCGGCAGTAAAAATCCCTTCAAGGGCAGAGTTTTAATTCCAGCCGAACTGGCCCGCAACACCGCCTCTAAACAGGGACGTGAAGATTATGTCCGGGTAAAGCTTGAAAAACGGGAAAACAATCTTCCTCTTGCACATCCGTTAATCGGGAAATCCGGACTGCTCAGGACAATGACCGAAGCTGAAGGACTGATGGTAATAGCTGAAGACACTGAAGGCAGTTATGCAGGAAAACAGGTTGAAATCTGGTTACTGTAG
- a CDS encoding ATP-binding protein — MGGVHTDITESVKAKNALIENEKRYRAYLDNSPMAIIVTDLEGCVTEVNVSGCTLIGLARIELLGRSLAEFWKGNFKSVPSKIRVSGKISSEQHLIINSGEEIIVMVWANVVNDDAFMFFLVDITDRKRMEMEIKDSRRLLMEAQAMAHMGHWIMEIPSMQLQWSDETFRIFGFYPGEIKPDFDFLLKRIHHDDSPRIFEEFQAALKSKDEYNQEYKIVHPDGSIRYVHSRGMLKRGDDGNVFRVLGTMQDITQRKLGEMEIISAREQALAASRAKSEFLANMSHEIRTPLSSISGILNLLKDVPLDPVHEDLVRHASKSTKRLTGLLSDILDLSRLESGQLVLRENLFKISAIRNSILELYELTVKSKGINFDCRIAEDFPEYLIGDEIRLSQVLVNLVGNSIKFTSQGGVQLEISCPERSEKKIMAQFTVIDSGPGIPEEQYIKIFESFEHGEDNYQRDYQGAGLGLTIVHRLLSLMGGNIAVESSEGNGASFYVRIPFRLPAKIKPALGTGKNDDSDADLNKFKILLVEDDPGNQITLIKQLERIGYKTDLAENGQEAVNKIKEGSYGCVLMDIQMPVLDGVEATSAIRQGLAGENNKNIPIIALTAYAMVGDREKFIDAGMDNYLSKPVDMKKLSAILKKLEELARRF; from the coding sequence ATGGGTGGAGTTCATACCGACATAACCGAAAGTGTAAAAGCCAAAAATGCGCTGATTGAAAATGAAAAACGCTACAGGGCGTATCTCGATAACTCACCTATGGCTATAATTGTAACCGATCTTGAAGGATGTGTGACCGAAGTCAATGTCTCGGGATGCACACTCATAGGGCTTGCCAGAATAGAATTGCTCGGGCGCAGTCTGGCAGAGTTCTGGAAGGGGAATTTTAAATCTGTCCCTTCAAAAATAAGAGTCTCAGGAAAAATCAGCTCGGAACAGCATTTAATAATTAACAGCGGTGAAGAAATTATAGTCATGGTCTGGGCCAATGTTGTTAATGATGATGCTTTTATGTTTTTTCTTGTAGATATCACGGACAGAAAACGCATGGAAATGGAGATCAAGGACAGCCGCAGACTGCTTATGGAAGCTCAGGCCATGGCCCACATGGGCCATTGGATTATGGAAATCCCGTCAATGCAGCTTCAATGGTCTGATGAAACTTTTAGAATTTTCGGTTTTTATCCCGGAGAAATAAAACCTGATTTTGATTTCCTTTTGAAAAGAATTCATCATGATGATTCTCCAAGAATCTTTGAAGAGTTTCAGGCCGCTTTAAAGAGCAAAGATGAGTACAATCAGGAATACAAAATAGTGCATCCTGACGGCAGTATTCGGTATGTGCATTCCAGAGGTATGCTTAAACGCGGTGATGACGGAAATGTTTTCAGAGTTCTTGGAACAATGCAGGACATAACCCAGCGTAAATTAGGCGAGATGGAAATTATTTCTGCACGGGAGCAGGCTCTGGCGGCAAGCAGGGCCAAGTCCGAATTTCTGGCCAACATGTCACATGAGATAAGAACTCCATTGAGCAGCATAAGCGGAATTTTGAATCTCCTGAAAGATGTTCCCCTTGACCCCGTTCATGAAGACCTTGTCCGTCATGCTTCAAAATCCACTAAAAGGCTCACCGGATTGCTGAGCGATATTCTCGATCTGTCACGACTGGAATCAGGACAACTGGTCTTGAGGGAAAATCTCTTTAAAATATCAGCGATTAGAAATTCAATTCTTGAGCTGTATGAACTGACGGTAAAGAGTAAAGGAATAAATTTTGATTGCAGAATTGCGGAAGATTTTCCCGAGTATCTGATTGGTGATGAAATAAGACTGTCTCAGGTGCTCGTAAATCTTGTGGGAAATTCCATAAAATTTACTTCACAGGGGGGAGTTCAGTTGGAAATCAGCTGCCCGGAGCGTTCAGAGAAAAAAATTATGGCGCAGTTTACAGTCATAGACAGCGGACCGGGAATACCTGAAGAACAATATATAAAAATTTTTGAATCATTTGAGCACGGTGAGGATAACTATCAACGTGATTATCAGGGTGCAGGTCTTGGGCTGACCATAGTCCACAGGCTGTTGTCATTGATGGGAGGAAATATCGCCGTTGAGAGTTCAGAAGGAAACGGGGCCTCGTTTTATGTCCGTATTCCTTTCAGGCTTCCGGCAAAGATTAAACCGGCGCTTGGGACCGGAAAAAACGATGATTCAGATGCTGACCTAAATAAATTCAAGATACTGCTTGTTGAAGATGATCCCGGAAATCAGATTACACTGATTAAGCAGCTGGAACGTATCGGATATAAAACTGATCTGGCTGAGAACGGTCAGGAAGCGGTGAACAAAATCAAGGAAGGCTCCTATGGTTGTGTGCTGATGGATATCCAGATGCCGGTACTTGATGGGGTGGAGGCCACCTCTGCAATCCGGCAGGGTCTGGCAGGTGAGAACAATAAAAATATTCCGATTATCGCGCTTACAGCATACGCCATGGTCGGTGACCGGGAAAAATTCATAGATGCGGGAATGGATAACTACCTCTCAAAGCCGGTTGATATGAAAAAGCTTTCGGCAATCCTTAAAAAACTTGAAGAGCTGGCAAGGCGGTTTTAA
- a CDS encoding putative sulfate/molybdate transporter has product MRTRFGEFRFNRMEFAGALGDLGALLPISIGLIMLCGVSAIGLFFCVGAFYILGGLYYRVPIAVQPMKVIGAYALAASVSAVQISAAALLVGLILLAIGYSGLIGKLAALIPKSVVRGVQLTTGVLLMSKGAGFVIGNTVFQKIQGASEPFLAFSSIGPVSVGLILGVAGLALTLFLLNNQKIPAAMVIVFGGALCGFLLGGGSGLSQISAGLHFPDFLPAGVPGWSDLVFVMFAMVLPQIPMTLGNAVIANRDLSGDYFDKESERVTDKALCLSMGFANLASFLLGGMPMCHGAGGLAAHYRFGARTNTSNIFIGAVFLLLAVLFGDGLLPIVQLLPLGILGVLLFFAGGQLAMSIIDIKNGKDLFTAMTVLGVAQSSNLAWGFIAGIMVAYVFKSGRASI; this is encoded by the coding sequence ATGCGGACAAGATTTGGAGAATTCCGTTTTAACAGAATGGAGTTTGCCGGAGCATTGGGAGATCTTGGAGCCCTGCTGCCAATTTCAATCGGACTGATCATGCTCTGCGGGGTCAGTGCGATAGGACTTTTTTTCTGTGTCGGCGCATTTTATATTCTGGGTGGGCTTTATTACCGGGTTCCCATTGCTGTTCAGCCGATGAAAGTTATAGGAGCATACGCTCTTGCCGCTTCTGTCTCAGCTGTTCAGATTTCAGCGGCAGCGCTCCTTGTCGGTCTTATTCTGCTGGCAATCGGCTACAGTGGTTTGATAGGGAAACTTGCTGCTCTGATTCCAAAGTCTGTTGTCAGGGGCGTGCAGCTCACAACCGGAGTTCTGCTTATGAGCAAGGGGGCCGGTTTTGTCATCGGAAACACGGTTTTTCAAAAAATTCAGGGAGCGTCAGAACCGTTTCTTGCATTCTCATCAATAGGGCCTGTTTCTGTGGGGCTTATTCTAGGTGTGGCTGGGTTGGCTTTAACTCTTTTCCTGCTCAACAATCAGAAAATACCGGCGGCAATGGTTATTGTTTTCGGAGGGGCTTTATGCGGTTTTCTGCTCGGTGGAGGCAGTGGGCTTTCCCAAATTTCAGCCGGGTTGCATTTTCCTGATTTTCTGCCAGCGGGAGTGCCGGGGTGGAGTGATCTTGTCTTTGTCATGTTTGCCATGGTCCTTCCGCAGATTCCGATGACATTGGGTAATGCTGTTATCGCCAACAGGGATTTGTCAGGTGATTATTTTGACAAGGAAAGTGAAAGGGTTACTGACAAGGCTTTATGCCTGAGCATGGGCTTTGCCAATTTAGCAAGTTTTCTTTTAGGTGGTATGCCCATGTGCCATGGAGCAGGCGGACTTGCTGCCCACTACCGTTTCGGCGCAAGGACGAATACTTCCAATATTTTTATCGGTGCAGTCTTTTTATTGCTGGCGGTTTTATTCGGAGACGGGCTTCTTCCAATTGTTCAGCTTCTTCCTTTGGGAATACTTGGAGTTTTGCTTTTCTTTGCCGGCGGACAGCTTGCCATGAGCATCATTGATATTAAAAACGGCAAGGACCTTTTTACCGCCATGACAGTTCTTGGTGTTGCACAGTCCAGTAATCTGGCCTGGGGATTTATTGCCGGGATCATGGTGGCTTATGTCTTCAAAAGCGGCAGAGCCTCAATATGA
- a CDS encoding potassium channel family protein, translating to MFTFLGRFSPFAVFRKVNTKFTFLLVFLALQGIVSSMAGNAVIFQKILYFYTYLVFLAAVSAIIENKVRLYFFAGLFALSLACSMLFFSSGQIILLAVSECSDSIMLLMTSLGILGYMLRQKRVTGDLVSGSICIYLLMGLLWTNIYALCVMADHGAVSGLSEVSNIFIIKKDLNYFSFMTMLTVGYGDIVPVSDLVKAFAVLQGIFGQMYIAVFVASVIGMFLSQEVRNSD from the coding sequence ATGTTCACTTTTTTAGGTAGGTTCAGCCCTTTTGCCGTTTTCAGAAAAGTTAATACGAAATTTACTTTTCTGCTTGTTTTTCTGGCATTGCAGGGGATTGTTTCTTCTATGGCGGGCAATGCCGTTATCTTTCAGAAGATTCTTTATTTTTATACATATCTGGTTTTTCTTGCAGCTGTTTCAGCTATTATTGAAAATAAAGTCAGACTTTATTTTTTTGCAGGGCTTTTTGCGTTGTCTCTTGCCTGCTCAATGCTGTTTTTCAGCAGTGGTCAAATAATCCTTCTGGCTGTGAGCGAATGTTCAGACTCCATTATGCTGCTAATGACTTCACTTGGAATACTCGGATATATGCTCCGTCAGAAAAGGGTAACCGGTGATCTTGTTTCAGGTTCTATATGTATTTATCTGCTTATGGGATTGTTATGGACCAATATTTATGCCTTGTGCGTGATGGCTGACCACGGAGCTGTTTCAGGTCTTTCCGAAGTCAGTAATATTTTTATAATTAAAAAGGATCTTAATTACTTCAGTTTCATGACCATGCTGACTGTCGGTTACGGAGATATAGTTCCGGTAAGTGATCTGGTAAAAGCTTTTGCGGTTCTTCAGGGAATTTTCGGGCAGATGTATATTGCCGTATTTGTAGCCAGTGTTATCGGGATGTTTTTATCTCAGGAAGTCCGTAATAGTGACTGA
- a CDS encoding MFS transporter → MAKIYKNKNLQIIFAVTLVAIMGVSSIIPSLPLIIKAFGIKTSSIGLIFTVFTLPGIIFSPLAGVFADRTGRKKILVPSLVLFGLAGAACYFAPTFEILLVLRLIQGIGAAAVGVLSLTIIGDLFEGRERIKAMGLNAGVLSMGTAILPAIGGILAQMSWRAPFLLSLSALPMAWVVSAKLNNPEPKSDSNLIQYVKNALSGMKNLQVLGLFAITLLTFIILYGPIITYLPVMMHNSFSSQPITIGIVISSASFITAISAAQMGKLSRYFSQKTLIGISAVAYAASMYLVPQMTGPYWCILPVCFFGLGQGLNLPNTMSFLSSLAPIEHRAAFMSMNGMLLRLGQTIAPLLMGLIYSGLGINAVFYSGVVVSACIMAVSILTLDKKKPA, encoded by the coding sequence ATGGCTAAGATATATAAAAATAAAAATCTTCAAATAATTTTTGCCGTGACTTTAGTAGCGATCATGGGTGTTTCAAGCATTATCCCGTCACTGCCGTTAATCATTAAAGCATTTGGTATAAAAACTTCATCTATCGGGCTTATCTTCACCGTTTTCACTCTTCCGGGAATAATTTTTTCGCCTTTAGCCGGAGTGTTTGCAGACCGTACAGGAAGAAAAAAAATTCTTGTACCAAGTCTGGTCCTGTTCGGTCTTGCCGGGGCCGCCTGCTACTTTGCTCCTACATTTGAAATCCTGCTTGTCTTAAGACTGATTCAGGGCATAGGGGCCGCAGCGGTCGGAGTACTCAGCCTGACTATCATAGGAGATCTTTTTGAAGGGCGTGAGCGCATAAAAGCCATGGGTCTTAATGCCGGAGTTTTAAGCATGGGAACAGCCATTTTGCCGGCAATTGGCGGGATACTTGCTCAAATGAGCTGGAGAGCACCTTTTCTGCTCTCACTTTCTGCCCTGCCTATGGCATGGGTTGTTTCAGCCAAACTCAATAACCCGGAACCAAAATCAGACAGTAACTTAATTCAGTATGTAAAAAATGCCCTGTCCGGGATGAAAAATCTTCAGGTCCTGGGACTGTTTGCTATCACACTGCTGACATTCATAATCCTGTACGGCCCTATAATCACCTACCTGCCGGTAATGATGCATAACTCCTTCTCTTCACAGCCGATTACCATCGGTATTGTTATTTCGAGTGCTTCATTCATTACAGCTATTTCAGCGGCCCAGATGGGGAAACTGTCCAGATATTTCAGTCAGAAAACCCTCATAGGAATTTCAGCAGTTGCTTATGCCGCTTCAATGTATTTAGTTCCGCAGATGACAGGGCCCTACTGGTGCATTCTTCCGGTCTGTTTCTTCGGACTTGGTCAGGGACTCAACCTCCCTAATACCATGTCATTTTTATCTTCACTCGCACCAATTGAGCATCGGGCGGCATTCATGTCGATGAATGGAATGCTGCTCAGACTCGGCCAGACAATTGCACCGCTTCTGATGGGACTTATTTACTCAGGTCTTGGCATAAACGCCGTATTTTATTCAGGAGTTGTTGTTTCAGCATGCATTATGGCAGTAAGTATTTTAACGTTGGATAAGAAAAAGCCAGCATAA
- the argB gene encoding acetylglutamate kinase: MDKDIIKAKFLIESLPYIRDFYGKTIVIKYGGNAMIDEDLKRAFALNIVLLKYIGINPVVVHGGGPQIQKMLSALEIESHFERGYRVTDEATMDVVEMVLVGQVNKQIVNLINLNGGMAVGLSGKDGTLIKAEKKELVIESEAAPELIDLGKVGEVTSVNTTLINSLLRDGFIPVIAPVGVDDNGSTYNINADSVASAVASSLGAKRLHLLTDISGVLDKDKQLISSMTWHEAAEAIDSGVAQGGMIPKLTCCIEAVQNGVEKAHIIDGRIENCVLLELFTKSGIGTEIRA; encoded by the coding sequence ATGGATAAAGATATCATAAAAGCAAAATTTCTTATTGAGTCGCTTCCCTACATACGGGACTTTTACGGCAAAACCATTGTAATCAAATATGGCGGAAATGCCATGATAGATGAAGATTTAAAGAGAGCTTTCGCTCTGAATATAGTTCTTCTGAAATATATAGGCATAAATCCGGTTGTGGTCCACGGCGGCGGACCTCAGATTCAAAAAATGCTTTCAGCTCTAGAAATAGAGAGTCATTTTGAACGCGGATACCGGGTTACCGATGAGGCGACCATGGATGTTGTTGAAATGGTCCTTGTAGGACAGGTTAACAAACAGATCGTCAATCTTATCAATCTTAACGGCGGAATGGCCGTTGGGCTTTCCGGCAAAGACGGTACGCTCATCAAAGCTGAAAAAAAAGAGCTTGTCATAGAATCAGAAGCCGCCCCGGAACTGATTGATCTCGGTAAAGTCGGCGAAGTAACCTCAGTTAATACAACACTTATAAACTCACTGCTCAGAGACGGGTTTATCCCGGTCATCGCCCCGGTAGGAGTTGATGACAACGGGTCGACCTATAATATCAATGCCGATTCCGTAGCAAGCGCGGTCGCTTCTTCACTCGGGGCAAAAAGACTGCATCTGCTGACTGATATTTCAGGAGTGCTTGATAAAGACAAACAGCTTATTTCATCCATGACATGGCATGAAGCCGCCGAGGCAATCGACTCCGGCGTGGCGCAGGGCGGAATGATTCCCAAACTGACCTGCTGCATTGAAGCAGTTCAGAACGGGGTGGAAAAAGCACATATCATTGACGGCAGAATTGAAAACTGCGTATTGCTGGAACTCTTTACCAAATCAGGCATAGGAACTGAAATCAGAGCCTGA
- a CDS encoding molybdopterin-guanine dinucleotide biosynthesis protein MobB: MKAISIVGCKKSGKTTLGLALTKKLTEKGFKVGVLKHSHHGFDGAEGTDTEEYKKTAVAVAAYSPEESFVSWKRERMVQDLIPLLDADILIMEGSSKEGWLPRFILADRSEDSDKFMPELAIEILPQLNREKGLDEEEIERLAELVCSRGFLLPGLNCKACGRQNCKEFAADIVAGKASAKGCKTTAGEMEVTCNGNPVALNPFVRDILSAGITAMLGQLKGYTPGELQITIKNTGK, translated from the coding sequence ATGAAAGCAATCTCTATCGTAGGCTGCAAAAAAAGCGGAAAAACAACCTTAGGTCTGGCTCTGACAAAAAAGCTCACCGAAAAAGGATTTAAAGTAGGTGTTCTGAAGCACTCCCACCACGGCTTTGATGGCGCAGAAGGAACAGACACCGAAGAATACAAAAAAACAGCTGTGGCTGTCGCGGCCTATTCCCCGGAAGAAAGTTTTGTTTCATGGAAAAGGGAACGCATGGTGCAGGACCTGATACCTCTACTTGATGCGGACATCCTGATTATGGAAGGCAGCAGTAAAGAGGGCTGGCTGCCGCGCTTCATTCTGGCAGATAGAAGTGAAGATTCCGATAAGTTTATGCCGGAACTGGCAATAGAAATACTGCCGCAGCTCAACAGGGAAAAAGGGCTTGATGAAGAAGAGATAGAGCGTCTGGCCGAGCTTGTCTGTTCCAGAGGATTCCTGCTTCCGGGGCTTAACTGCAAGGCCTGCGGAAGGCAGAACTGTAAAGAATTTGCGGCGGATATTGTAGCAGGAAAAGCTTCTGCAAAAGGCTGCAAAACAACAGCAGGTGAAATGGAAGTAACCTGTAACGGAAATCCTGTTGCCCTGAATCCCTTTGTCAGAGATATTCTGAGCGCCGGTATTACCGCTATGCTGGGACAGCTTAAAGGATATACTCCCGGAGAACTGCAGATAACGATTAAAAATACCGGGAAATAA
- a CDS encoding PilZ domain-containing protein yields MPPDKRRRTRVQASFTVELEMQNIIVSAVTVNLSLKGILCEPVDGFAPGDLCIVHIILSKDVRICINGSVVRSDEKGVAVDFLDMDDESFTHLRKLVQYNSEDADSIDRELISPAFDS; encoded by the coding sequence ATGCCGCCGGATAAACGCCGCAGAACACGGGTACAGGCTTCTTTTACCGTTGAGCTGGAAATGCAGAACATCATTGTATCCGCCGTGACGGTTAATCTTAGTCTTAAGGGTATTTTGTGTGAACCTGTAGATGGTTTCGCGCCCGGTGACCTGTGTATTGTCCACATTATTCTTTCAAAAGATGTCAGAATCTGTATCAACGGCAGTGTGGTCAGGTCGGACGAGAAGGGGGTGGCAGTGGATTTTCTTGATATGGATGATGAAAGTTTCACCCATTTGAGAAAGCTGGTGCAGTATAATTCGGAAGATGCTGATTCTATTGACAGGGAGCTTATTTCGCCTGCTTTTGACTCTTGA